A DNA window from Xanthomonas campestris pv. campestris str. ATCC 33913 contains the following coding sequences:
- a CDS encoding McrC family protein — protein MRKLVVVREYARLTTSAVTDESLDVARVPESAFDWLCQESARLRKSGVALVQVDDRRCLRLDSYVGVIETPCGTRIEILPKTTEHGDNRDVARRLLRTMLARCLDVPARETLPTEIQTFDAPLTEWVMRQFLQVLDSLAKRGLRFDYRRVQEEQRFLRGRLDVPRQLRQPPGRDHFFQVEHDVFDADRPENRLLCSALDRVCRLTRDAGNWRLAHELAALLAPVPRSRNVNDDFRRWRCDRLLAHYQPARPWCALILGEQTPLSLSGEWHGTSLLFPMEKIFERYVEACLRTTLPTSATLKTQASSQYLCGHDTQQWFQLKPDFLIKRGEQTWVLDTKWKLLDQSLGGSNDKYKLSQSDFYQLFAYGHRYLPAAGEMLLIYPSTVRFNRPLPAFAYSSLLQLMVVPFDLERGCIAVGQDEAWCLPWDRPSM, from the coding sequence GTGCGTAAGCTAGTTGTCGTGAGGGAGTACGCGCGGTTAACCACGTCCGCCGTTACCGATGAATCTCTCGACGTTGCCCGCGTACCGGAATCAGCGTTCGACTGGCTGTGCCAGGAAAGTGCTCGACTGCGGAAGTCGGGTGTCGCTCTGGTGCAGGTGGATGATCGCCGCTGCTTGCGGCTGGACAGCTATGTCGGGGTGATCGAAACACCCTGCGGCACGCGCATCGAGATCTTGCCGAAGACAACGGAGCACGGCGACAACAGGGACGTGGCGCGCCGCCTTCTGCGCACCATGCTGGCTCGCTGCCTGGACGTGCCTGCCCGTGAGACGTTGCCGACCGAAATCCAGACCTTCGATGCACCATTAACCGAATGGGTGATGCGCCAATTCCTGCAGGTGTTGGACAGCCTGGCAAAGCGCGGTCTGCGCTTTGACTACCGCCGAGTGCAAGAGGAACAGCGCTTTCTGCGAGGCCGGCTTGACGTGCCGCGCCAACTCCGTCAGCCGCCGGGACGCGATCACTTCTTCCAGGTCGAGCACGATGTGTTTGATGCGGACCGCCCCGAAAATCGACTGTTGTGCTCTGCGCTGGATCGTGTCTGCCGGCTTACCCGTGATGCCGGTAATTGGCGTCTGGCCCACGAGCTGGCGGCTCTGCTCGCACCAGTGCCACGCAGCCGCAACGTCAATGACGACTTCCGTCGTTGGCGCTGTGACCGTTTGCTGGCGCATTACCAGCCAGCACGTCCTTGGTGCGCCCTGATTCTCGGCGAACAGACCCCGTTATCGTTATCGGGCGAGTGGCATGGCACCAGCTTGCTTTTCCCGATGGAAAAGATATTCGAGCGCTATGTGGAAGCCTGTCTACGAACGACGCTTCCAACGAGTGCAACACTCAAGACGCAGGCATCCAGTCAGTACCTGTGCGGTCATGACACTCAGCAATGGTTCCAGCTCAAGCCCGACTTCCTCATCAAACGGGGTGAGCAGACCTGGGTGCTGGACACCAAGTGGAAGCTGCTCGACCAGTCCTTGGGTGGCAGTAATGACAAATATAAGCTCAGCCAATCTGACTTCTATCAGCTATTCGCTTATGGTCATCGTTATCTGCCCGCCGCGGGAGAGATGCTGCTGATCTACCCATCAACGGTCCGATTTAATCGCCCATTGCCTGCGTTCGCATACTCCTCTCTGCTGCAGCTAATGGTGGTCCCATTTGATCTTGAGCGAGGTTGCATCGCGGTCGGGCAAGATGAGGCTTGGTGTCTGCCTTGGGACCGCCCGTCAATGTGA